From Desulfofalx alkaliphila DSM 12257, one genomic window encodes:
- a CDS encoding YceD family protein, with amino-acid sequence MRVNVSDLKQATGHEKKYRLKKELSPLKSKDGTIEFTQPVTVLLKAVNAGAYFDLAGNISTEVNLTCGRCLEQYRYPVEAEFKEKYYSVEVERKLDADDDEDEHRAFTGDSIDIEPEVRNSIQLELPMRRVCHEHCKGLCSQCGTNLNEQQCHCTEDDIDPRMAVLQELLEKKK; translated from the coding sequence ATGCGTGTTAATGTCTCTGACTTGAAACAGGCCACAGGTCACGAAAAAAAATACCGGTTGAAAAAGGAATTATCACCGCTAAAATCAAAGGACGGCACAATAGAATTTACCCAACCGGTTACGGTTTTGCTAAAGGCTGTCAACGCCGGTGCATATTTTGACCTGGCGGGGAATATAAGCACCGAAGTGAATTTGACCTGCGGGCGGTGTTTAGAACAGTATCGCTATCCCGTAGAAGCAGAGTTTAAAGAAAAATATTATTCAGTTGAAGTGGAAAGAAAGCTAGATGCAGATGATGATGAAGATGAGCATAGAGCATTTACCGGTGATAGTATTGATATTGAGCCAGAGGTGCGTAACAGTATTCAGTTGGAGCTGCCCATGCGCCGGGTTTGCCATGAGCATTGCAAAGGCTTGTGCTCCCAGTGCGGCACTAATTTAAATGAGCAGCAATGTCATTGTACAGAAGACGATATAGATCCCAGAATGGCTGTTTTACAGGAGTTATTGGAAAAGAAAAAGTAA
- the rpmF gene encoding 50S ribosomal protein L32: MGVPKRKRSKARNRRRRAEVMRIEAPNLVRCPQCQELVRPHHMCSECGYYKDRVVRANEA, from the coding sequence ATGGGTGTACCTAAGCGCAAAAGATCTAAAGCCAGAAACAGACGTCGTAGGGCGGAGGTTATGAGAATAGAAGCCCCCAACCTAGTACGTTGTCCACAATGTCAAGAACTGGTCAGACCACACCACATGTGTTCAGAATGTGGTTACTATAAGGATAGAGTAGTAAGAGCAAATGAAGCGTAA
- the fapR gene encoding transcription factor FapR: MVRKSSARKKRHNKLVEYISNNPFLTDEDLAEILGVSVQTIRLDRSYLGIPELRVRLKQAARGNAHNVKSMSYGEVVGELVEIEVGKTGSSLLAINEDMVFKKNLIARGHHLFAQANSLAVAIIDATTALTGNAKVTFRQQVLLGERVLARAEITGRQENRYRVTVVSTVKNKVVFEGIFTIFAVEEEAD, encoded by the coding sequence TTGGTTAGGAAGAGCAGTGCCAGGAAAAAACGCCATAATAAGTTGGTGGAATACATAAGCAACAACCCCTTTTTAACTGACGAAGATCTGGCAGAAATACTGGGGGTCAGTGTACAAACCATTCGCCTTGATCGCAGCTACTTGGGCATTCCTGAACTCAGGGTGAGATTAAAACAGGCCGCAAGGGGCAATGCTCACAATGTGAAGTCAATGTCCTATGGGGAAGTTGTGGGCGAGCTGGTGGAAATTGAAGTGGGCAAAACCGGCAGCTCACTTTTAGCAATTAACGAAGATATGGTTTTTAAAAAGAATTTAATTGCCCGGGGGCACCATTTGTTTGCCCAGGCCAATTCCTTGGCGGTGGCAATTATAGATGCCACCACTGCGCTTACCGGCAATGCCAAGGTAACCTTTAGACAGCAGGTCTTGCTGGGTGAGCGGGTGTTAGCAAGGGCTGAAATAACCGGAAGACAGGAAAATCGATATAGGGTTACTGTTGTATCCACAGTGAAAAACAAGGTGGTTTTTGAGGGTATATTTACAATATTTGCCGTAGAAGAGGAGGCGGACTAA
- the plsX gene encoding phosphate acyltransferase PlsX, protein MRIALDAMGGDYAPVETVKGALLAAEELQVEIILVGDGPVIENELKGNSVNGLVSIEHAPEAIGMDENPASAVRKKRNSSIVIGNGLVKKGVADAVVSAGNTGAAMASSLFGLGRVKGIDRPAIATVMPSAKGPMVLVDAGANVDCKPHHLQQFAVMGSLYAERVLGIAKPRVGLINIGSEEGKGNELTQAAYPILKETPNLNFIGNVESRELLMGNCQVMVCDGFVGNVLLKASEGVALVLMGMVKQGLERLASEVDPQTLAAAMKVIKQRMDYAEYGGAPLLGVNGVSIVGHGSSKAQAIKNAIRVAKESVEGGLVTAIGKSIGMISKGETL, encoded by the coding sequence TTGAGAATAGCACTGGACGCCATGGGTGGGGACTATGCCCCCGTTGAAACAGTGAAGGGTGCCCTGCTTGCTGCGGAAGAACTTCAAGTGGAGATTATTTTGGTTGGCGATGGCCCTGTCATAGAGAATGAGTTAAAGGGAAACAGTGTTAACGGTTTAGTGAGTATTGAACATGCGCCGGAAGCAATCGGAATGGATGAAAACCCCGCATCGGCCGTTCGGAAGAAGCGCAATTCCAGCATTGTAATAGGTAATGGATTAGTTAAAAAAGGGGTTGCCGATGCGGTGGTTTCGGCCGGCAACACCGGTGCAGCCATGGCTTCATCGCTCTTTGGCCTGGGCAGGGTTAAGGGCATCGATCGACCGGCCATAGCCACTGTAATGCCCAGTGCAAAGGGACCCATGGTGCTGGTGGATGCCGGTGCTAACGTAGATTGTAAACCGCACCATTTGCAGCAATTTGCGGTGATGGGTTCGCTTTATGCAGAGAGGGTGCTGGGAATTGCTAAACCGCGGGTAGGTTTAATTAATATCGGTTCTGAGGAAGGTAAAGGTAATGAACTGACCCAGGCCGCCTATCCAATTCTAAAGGAAACCCCAAATCTTAACTTTATTGGCAATGTGGAAAGCCGAGAATTGCTGATGGGTAATTGCCAGGTTATGGTATGCGATGGCTTTGTAGGTAATGTACTTCTTAAGGCCAGTGAAGGGGTGGCCCTGGTCTTGATGGGAATGGTTAAGCAGGGTTTAGAACGGTTAGCATCTGAAGTTGATCCCCAAACTTTAGCAGCGGCAATGAAAGTAATTAAGCAACGCATGGATTACGCTGAATATGGCGGGGCACCCCTTTTGGGGGTAAATGGAGTAAGCATAGTCGGACATGGCAGTTCTAAGGCCCAGGCAATAAAAAATGCCATTCGCGTGGCTAAGGAATCGGTTGAGGGTGGCCTAGTGACAGCAATAGGTAAAAGCATCGGCATGATATCAAAGGGGGAGACATTATAG